In Porites lutea chromosome 7, jaPorLute2.1, whole genome shotgun sequence, a single window of DNA contains:
- the LOC140942749 gene encoding rRNA-processing protein FCF1 homolog isoform X2 has product MHFVFLPCFQGKAKKTRKFAAVKRMISPKDIRIKKIQEKEVAKKKKDEEKEIRHVEQSSSALFFQYNTQLGPPFYVLVDTNFINFSIKNKLDIVKSMMDCLYAKCIPCITDCVMAELEKLGSKYRVALRLAKDPSFDRLPCMHKGTYADDCIVNRIQQHKCYIVATCDRDLKRRIRKVPGVPIMYISQHRYTIERMPDAYGAPRV; this is encoded by the exons ATGCACTTTGTCTTTTTACCTTGCTTTCAG GGTAAggcaaaaaagacaagaaaatttGCCGCTGTAAAGCGAATGATCTCTCCAAAGGATATAAGAAT AAAGAAAATCCAGGAAAAAGAAGTTGCGAAAAAGAAGAAggatgaagaaaaagaaatacgaCACGT AGAACAGTCATCATCTGCACTATTCTTTCAATATAACACTCAGCTTGGGCCTCCATTCTATGTTTTGGTTGATACCAATTTTATCAACTTTTCAATCAAGAATAAGCTGGATATTGTCAAGTCTATGATGGATTGCTTATATGCAAAAT GTATTCCTTGCATTACCGACTGTGTGATGGCTGAATTAGAAAAACTTGGATCAAAGTATAGAGTGGCTCTCAg ATTGGCTAAAGATCCCTCTTTTGATCGTTTGCCATGCATGCATAAAGGAACATATGCTGATGATTGTATAGTTAACAGAATACAGCAG CACAAGTGTTACATTGTAGCCACATGTGACAgagatttaaaaagaagaataCGCAAAGTTCCAGGAGTGCCCATAATGTACATTTCTCAACACAG GTACACAATTGAGAGAATGCCTGATGCGTACGGAG CTCCAAGGGTGTAA
- the LOC140942747 gene encoding uncharacterized protein, whose product MASGRGSSYLGKSTFDHNRWLAEFRSSKNFKQQRMEIMQQTLEACKNFKYSLVDGTEITFADHQSVSREARKTVLHEEEILCNPTEFERGANLRDKWKTDIIVVNADCLEEAIRLKNEGYNPAVLNMASSRRPGGGYLSGAGAQEENLFRRTNYVQHLADPDNEFDPERKWSYRLPEFSCVYSTNVFIIRAAEAEGYAFLRNPIAMSFVALSAYCSPALTKDKQRLIPQVAENTKRKIRCMLATGLYHDHDSLVLSALGCGAFRNPPRHMAELFKEVLEEDEFANKYKHISFAIINDHNARREGNYQPFKEVFSQ is encoded by the exons ATGGCCTCTGGCAGAGGTAGTAGTTATCTAGGGAAGTCAACATTTGATCACAACAGATGGCTTGCAGAGTTCCGAtcttcaaaaaattttaaacagcaAAGGATGGAAATTATGCAGCAAACACTCGAGGCTTGTAAAAACTTCAAGTATTCACTTGTAGATGGCACTGAGATTACTTTTGCAGATCATCAAAGTGTTTCAAGAGAAGCAAGGAAAACAGTCCTTCACGAGGAAGAGATTTTATGTAACCCAACTGAATTTGAAAGAGGTGCAAATCTTCGTGATAAGTGGAAAACTGACATAATTGTTGTGAACGCTGATTGTCTCGAGGAAGCAATACGGTTAAAGAATGAGGGTTATAATCCAGCTGTGTTAAACATGGCCTCATCAAGAAGACCAG GTGGGGGATACTTATCTGGAGCTGGGGCACAAGAAGAAAACTTGTTCCGTCGAACAAATTATGTTCAACATTTAGCCGACCCGGACAATGAATTTGACCCTGAAAGAAAATGGTCGTACAGACTTCCAGAATTTTCATGTGTCTACTCCACGAATGTGTTCATCATACGAGCTGCAGAGGCAGAAGGTTATGCATTTCTTCGTAACCCAATTGCCATGTCATTTGTTGCTTTATCTGCGTACTGCAGTCCTGCTTTAACAAAAGACAAGCAAAGGCTCATTCCACAAGTTGCAGAAAATACAAAGCGAAAAATCCGCTGTATGTTAGCTACAGGACTGTATCATGATCATGACTCACTTGTTCTATCAGCACTTGGTTGTGGGGCATTTAGAAACCCACCACGTCACATGGCTGAGCTTTTTAAGGAAGTTCTTGAAGAAGACGAATTTGCCAACAAATACAAGCATATTTCATTTGCAATTATCAATGATCATAATGCAAGAAGAGAAGGAAATTATCAACCATTTAAAGAGGTTTTTAGTCAATAA
- the LOC140942748 gene encoding uncharacterized protein, translating to MAQQSLNDCICTTTRSFYPYYQCEYTNSHFVKEGLKRLLSDRYKDDFAFFTNHFVHPTLSLLSRLKDQNFPLCLRNGKVVLHLVPPQDIRMIIGEFFYQVGHTNPGSLVVKFAKYENKGRTVNELQRATVDEKDYDIAFTKEYFDQARSAAGTLGDVLMRTIIVANHPDWSTDKEDAVNHLQKCPEHRHGRLRSESHLSVEESCDDKSITSEQVEPHSPRENNDSCSSIDDVLMRQISSSSG from the exons ATGGCTCAACAAAGCTTGAAC GACTGTATCTGTACTACTACCAGAAGTTTCTATCCTTATTACCAGTGTGAATATACAAATAGCCATTTTGTGAAGGAGGGATTGAAACGTCTCTTGAGTGACAGATACAAAGATGACTTTGCCTTCTTTACAAACCACTTTGTTCATCCCACACTGAGTCTTCTTAGCAGATTAAAAGATCAG aattttcctctttgtttgCGTAATGGTAAAGTTGTCCTTCACCTGGTGCCACCTCAGGATATTAGAATGATAATTGGTGAATTCTTTTACCAG GTAGGTCACACTAATCCTGGCTCACTGGTTGTTAAATTTGCCAAGTATGAGAATAAAGGAAGAACAGTGAATGAACTGCAGCGTGCAACAGTCGATGAGAAGGACTATGATATTGCCTTCACAAAAGAGTACTTTGACCAAGCACGAAGTGCCGCAGGTACACTTGGAGATGTATTGATGCGCACCATAATTGTTGCAAATCACCCAGATTGGTCAACTGATAAAGAAGATGCTGTTAATCATCTTCAGAAA TGCCCGGAACACAGGCATGGAAGACTGAGGTCAGAATCCCACCTGTCTGTAGAAGAAAGCTGTGATGACAAATCTATTACCAGTGAACAAGTGGAGCCTCATTCACCTCGTGAAAATAACGACTCCTGCAGTTCAATAGATGATGTGTTAATGAGGCAAATCTCTAGTTCCTCGGGCTGA
- the LOC140942749 gene encoding rRNA-processing protein FCF1 homolog isoform X1 — protein MIPIVLEPRPHSVAIIHIVAILFARIMGKAKKTRKFAAVKRMISPKDIRIKKIQEKEVAKKKKDEEKEIRHVEQSSSALFFQYNTQLGPPFYVLVDTNFINFSIKNKLDIVKSMMDCLYAKCIPCITDCVMAELEKLGSKYRVALRLAKDPSFDRLPCMHKGTYADDCIVNRIQQHKCYIVATCDRDLKRRIRKVPGVPIMYISQHRYTIERMPDAYGAPRV, from the exons atgattcctaTAGTGTTAGAGCCCAGGCCTCACTCGGTTGCCATTATCCACATTGTCGCCATTTTGTTTGCAAGAATTATG GGTAAggcaaaaaagacaagaaaatttGCCGCTGTAAAGCGAATGATCTCTCCAAAGGATATAAGAAT AAAGAAAATCCAGGAAAAAGAAGTTGCGAAAAAGAAGAAggatgaagaaaaagaaatacgaCACGT AGAACAGTCATCATCTGCACTATTCTTTCAATATAACACTCAGCTTGGGCCTCCATTCTATGTTTTGGTTGATACCAATTTTATCAACTTTTCAATCAAGAATAAGCTGGATATTGTCAAGTCTATGATGGATTGCTTATATGCAAAAT GTATTCCTTGCATTACCGACTGTGTGATGGCTGAATTAGAAAAACTTGGATCAAAGTATAGAGTGGCTCTCAg ATTGGCTAAAGATCCCTCTTTTGATCGTTTGCCATGCATGCATAAAGGAACATATGCTGATGATTGTATAGTTAACAGAATACAGCAG CACAAGTGTTACATTGTAGCCACATGTGACAgagatttaaaaagaagaataCGCAAAGTTCCAGGAGTGCCCATAATGTACATTTCTCAACACAG GTACACAATTGAGAGAATGCCTGATGCGTACGGAG CTCCAAGGGTGTAA